CAATGTAAACCAAGGCAAGAAGATGGCGATATGGTAAACGGCGAAAAAGAATGGCGGCAAGATGAACCGCACTCTTGATTCGTCAAAGATGTTAGGCAGCAGTCCACGAAAAAAGAATTCCTCAATGACCGAGTTTCCAATCAAAATGTAAAGCGCGATGAACGGGAAGACGGCAGGCGTGATGCCGGATTGCAGCAAGTCGTCCCGCAAGGAAGCGATGTCGATGACCTGTTGCAATAAAAGGAAGGCTCCAATGATGAGCGCCATAATCGAAATACCTAAAATGAAGGCGAGTCGAACGCTCTTTTGATCAGCTTTCCGGAACCGGAGGTATGGAAACTTCGTCGCACGGAAAAGCATCAAAGGGATCGCAAGAAATAGTATGACCTTCGCGACCGTTTTGACTCCATAGGACACGCCTACACTTTGCTCAATCCATAACAACAGTAAAATGCTCAAAATAGGAAAGAGAGCTCCAAACCATTTTTGCATATAGATACCCCCGCAGTTTTCTCCGTCAAACTCTATGTAACTTTGACGAATAAATATAGAATGATGTTCCCTTTACAAATTATTTTAAAAAAAGAGGTTTATGGCTAATTATCGTAGGGTATAGATAAGAACTATCTCTCGCCACGCGCGGGATTTCCGTGTTTGATGAGAGAACAAGGAGGAATCCATATGACGATCGTTGATGGTAAATATCCGAATAAAAAGGACTTGGAGCCGAAAATCCTGCATCCCGGAAAAGGGGTAGGACCTACGTATGAACTGCCTTTAGCGGACCCTGCCGACTCGAACTGGACACATGAATTCCGCAAAAACGCACAAGATAAAACGGGTATGGACAATCCATCCGCTTATAGTGAAAATAAGCCGCTTGTCAATGAGTTCCAATTGATGGATGATGATTCACCTGTGAAGTTGCAGTCAAAAGAGAATCGAGAATTCAACAGCGTGGCCCGTGAAAAATGGAACAGCCAAAAGAGAAACGACAAACCGATAGATCTAACATAAAGTGGACTCCGTACTGCGGATGTCCGCTTTTCCTTTTCCAATCCCTTTTATAGTATGATGAAGAAAAGGGGGAATTGGAAATGGCGACAATTGAACAGTTGAAATTTGCAAGGATGTATACGATGGGGCGTTTATCACAGGCGAAGGAAGACGCATGGGATAAGCAACCGACGGGGTTCAATAATACAATCCGTTGGAATGTCGGTCATATTTACATTTCGTTGGAACAGTTTGCAACGAGAGTTCTGCCATCCTATGAGCCACAACACAATGAGTGGGATGCATTTTTTGGAATGGGGACGAGCCCTGCGAAGTGGGAAGGTCAAGCCCCTTCAAAAGAGGAATTGCTTGTAGCATTACAGGAACAGTTGCCGCGTGTCGTACAAGCATTGGAAGGCAATCTAGGCCAAACTCTGCCTGAACCTCTCAAAATAGGTGATATGTTAACGATGGGAACGGTCGATGCGGTCATGCAGTTTGCTATATGGCACGAAGGACTGCATGCAGGCGTCATCCATGGATTGAACCGGGCGATTGGAGAATAAGAATAAAAGTAAGAACGCTTTGAAAGCTTAATTAGCCGACAAAGCGTTTTTTTGCTTAATTTATTCCAAAATGCTTCCGCAATAAATAAGCGGCCCATTTGCAATGCGGATGTTGTCGGATATTCTCCAATAATCCCTTTACAATCGCTGGATGCAGCGCTGGCTCTAACAGCTCTTGCCTTAACAGGATCAACGACTCTTTTTCGATTGAATCCTCCATATCCTCAATATTCTTTTCCACGATTTCGACAATTTGTTCCAGTGTGTACTCTTCATGCAAAGGCCGATCAATCATCTGGATTAAATCATCGGAAATAAAGGAAATCGACATGTTTTCAGCAAGCAGATTCGTCTTTTCAACAAGTGATCGGGAGAGCAAATCCAAATCAATCGGTAATTTATACAGCAAAAACAACTCGGAATAGGTGTTCATGAAACCTTTAATGCAAAACGCTAAATCATATTTTAAGTCATTGGCTTGTTCGCCATATAGTCGTTCAATCATTGATAAGATCACTTTTTCAAGAGATTTGTTGTAATTATGGAGCTTCGTGAATAGCTCCTCATTGAACGATTGTGTCGGTTCCTTCATTAGGATCTTGGCAAAATCAGAGTGTTTATTGAACGATTGAAACGTTGTGTAATAAAAATTATATAATAAATCCGCGTCATTTTTCTCATGGTTGACCACGTAGTCAATATCTGCGGTGAACTGTCTCATGAAGTGGTCGATCAACGCAACAATCAACTCGTCTTTTGACTTGAACGATAAATAGAAAGCTCCTTTGGAAATGCCGCAATGGTCCGTTATTTGTTGGACAGACGTCGCTTCAAATCCTTGCTTTGCAAAGAGTTCCAAAGCTTTCTCCATAATTAGTTGTTTTTTTGACATATATTCAAATCGCTCCTTGTTATTTCTTGACAATTGACCGCATAGTCATTAGTATAAATACCTGAGTCAAAACTGTCAATGTAGGGGAAGGTGTAAGGGTGAAAGGGTTAGTCAATTTTGTTCTAAAGAATAAATTAGCAGTATGGTTGCTCACCATTATTATAACAGTGTCGGGGGTTTATTCGGCAACGCAGATGAAAACGGAGACGCTGCCGGATATTTCGATTCCGTACTTAATGGTGATGGGCGTCTATCCCGGTGCAACTCCGGAGCAAGTGATGGAGGAAGTCTCGATACCTATCGAGAGGGCGGTAGAGAACTTAGATCACGTGAAATCGGTCTACTCCAATTCCTATTCCAATATGTCTAGCATTCAAGTTGAATATGATTACGGTATTGATATGGACGAAGCGAAGCGAGAATTGGCGTCCGCAATGGATTCTTTATCCTTGCCGGAAGGCGCGCAGGAACCGGTTATTACAGCAATCAGCATGAATATGATGCCTGTTGTAGCGCTAAGCGTGAGCAGTACATCCGAGGATATCATTGAACTGACTTCCACTGTTGAAGATATTTTGCTGCCGAAAATCGATAAAATTGACGGGGTTGCTTCCGCGACCATTTCCGGTCAGCATATCGAGGAAGTGGAGCTGACGTACGACGAGGAAAAAATGGCTAAGCTTGGATTGCAGGTCGATTCAGTCAAGCAAATGATTCAAGCGAGCAATATGGAAGTTTCACTAGGTCTGTTTGAGTTTGAGGAAGGCGAGCAAGCAGTCGCTGTCGACGGCAAGTTCATGACGATTGATGAGCTGAAAGGCATGCTCATTCCTGTGACGCCGTCAGAAGCGAATCCATCGCCGTTCGTTAAGCTTGGCGATATTGCAACGATCGAAAAAGTAGGCAAGGTGCAGTCTGTTTCCCGTACGAACGGTGAAAATGCGATTGCCATCCAAATCATTAAAGGACAGCGTGCCAACACGGTCGATGTCGTTAATGACGTGAAGAAGTTAATGAAAGATGAAGAAAAAGCGATTGATGGCCTCGTCGTCGACGTATCGCTCGACCAAGGAGAGCCGATTGAGACATCCGTTTCGACGATGGTCGAAAAAGCGCTTTTCGGTGGTTTAATTGCCGTATTGATCATTCTACTCTTCTTGCGTGATTTCAAATCGACGATCATTTCGATCGTTTCAATTCCAGTATCCATTTTTATGGCGCTCATGATCCTTCACTGGAAGGATATTACGCTTAATATTATGACGCTCGGTGCGATAACCGTTGCAATTGGCCGTGTCATCGATGACTCCATCGTCGTCGTCGAAAATATATACCGGCGACTTCATTTGAAGACTGAGAAGCTATCAGGGCGTGCATTGATTCGCGAAGCGACGATCGAGATGTTCAAGCCAATCATGTCGTCAACGCTCGTCACAGTTGCGGTATTCGCGCCGCTCATCTTTGTAGGCGGCATGGTAGGGGAGCTATTTTTGCCGTTCGCGTTGACGATGTCGTTTGCACTCGGTGCTTCATTGCTCGTCGCGATTACAATCGTGCCGGCATTGTCCCATTTTTTATTCAAGAAAAAACTGTATGGGGAAAAGTCGGAAAGCCAGCATAAAGAAGCAGGTAAAATGGCGAATTGGTACAAAGGCGTTTTAAATTGGTCATTGAATCATAAAGTCATCACATCGATCATTTCTGTCGTTCTATTGGCAGGCAGCTTGGGGCTCATGCCGCTGATCGGCTTCAGTTTCTTAGGAAGCGATGAAGAAAAAGTGATGTATATTACGTATACACCTGCAACAGGTGAGCTTCAGGAAGAAATGTTGGCAAACGTCGAAGTTGTCGAGAAGGAAATGCTGAAACGCGATGATATTGAAATCGTTCAATTATCCATCATGGACAGCGCTGACCCGATGACCGCGATGATGGGTGGCGGCTCGAATGGCGCGCTTATGTATCTCATCTTTGACAAGGACATGGAAGACTTCCAAGGAGCCCGTGCAGAAGTTGAAGACTATGTATTCAACATCGGCCAGTCCGGAGAATGGAAGAGCCAAGATTTCAGTTCCATGGGGATGTCCACAAATGAAATTAGTTACACGCTATATAGTGAAGATTTAAGCAGCCTGAAGGAAGCTGTCCAACAGGTTGAAAAAGTCATGGATGCAAACAAAGGCATTGAAGATGTCTCTTCAAGTGCCGAAGATGCATACGTTCAGTACACATTGAAAGCAACGCAGGATGAACTGCTGCAGTATGGGTTGACGACTGGGCAGATTGTCATGATGCTAAACCCGTCGAGGACGCAGGAAGTCGTCACGACAATCGGCAAAGACCGCAATGAATTAGAAGTTGTCGTGAAGCAGAAGGCAGCTGAACAGCCGACATCAATCGATGAAATGCTGGAACGGGAAATTCCGACTGCGCTAGGAACGACAATGAAACTTTCAGATCTCGTGAAAGTTGAAGAAGGATCTACATTCAATACGCTGTCCCGAAGCAAAGGACAATATTACGCTTCGGTTTCCGGTAAGCTTGTTGACGCGGACATTTCTAAAGCAACTTCCGAAGTCGATAAGGCGATTGCTGAATTGAAACTGCCGAAAGGTGTGGCGGTCGATACGGCTGGTGTCGCTGCCGACATGGAGGAAGCATTTACACAGCTCGGAATTGCGATGCTTGCAGCGATTGCGATTGTTTACTTCATCCTTGTTGTGACGTTCCGTGAAGGTGTTGCACCGTTTGCGATTCTCTTCTCGCTGCCATTTGCCGTCATTGGTTCATTCGTCGGCTTGCTCATCGCAGGCGAAACGATTTCCGTTCCGGTCATGATGGGTCTGCTGATGTTGATCGGTATCGTCGTCACGAATGCGATCGTACTCGTCGACCGCATCATCCGCATGGAACGGACCGGACTGAAAATGCGCGAAGCAGTACTCGAAGCGGGCGCGACACGTTTACGTCCGATCCTTATGACAGCGATCGCCACAATCGGCGCCCTCATTCCATTAGCACTCGGAAATGGCGCAGGCAGCGGATTGATTTCGAAGGGTCTCGGCATCACGGTTATCGGCGGTTTGATCAGTTCCACATTGTTGACGCTGATCGTCGTGCCGATCGTGTACGAAATCTTGTCGAAAATGTTCAAGAAGAACCGTTTGGATTTGGAAGAGGATTAATAGGTAGAG
The genomic region above belongs to Sporosarcina sp. Marseille-Q4943 and contains:
- a CDS encoding TetR/AcrR family transcriptional regulator, translating into MSKKQLIMEKALELFAKQGFEATSVQQITDHCGISKGAFYLSFKSKDELIVALIDHFMRQFTADIDYVVNHEKNDADLLYNFYYTTFQSFNKHSDFAKILMKEPTQSFNEELFTKLHNYNKSLEKVILSMIERLYGEQANDLKYDLAFCIKGFMNTYSELFLLYKLPIDLDLLSRSLVEKTNLLAENMSISFISDDLIQMIDRPLHEEYTLEQIVEIVEKNIEDMEDSIEKESLILLRQELLEPALHPAIVKGLLENIRQHPHCKWAAYLLRKHFGIN
- a CDS encoding CPBP family intramembrane glutamic endopeptidase, whose product is MQKWFGALFPILSILLLLWIEQSVGVSYGVKTVAKVILFLAIPLMLFRATKFPYLRFRKADQKSVRLAFILGISIMALIIGAFLLLQQVIDIASLRDDLLQSGITPAVFPFIALYILIGNSVIEEFFFRGLLPNIFDESRVRFILPPFFFAVYHIAIFLPWFTLPILLLAVGGLWAGGLIFQLVNEKCRTILPSWIIHMFADLGILLIGVYILYFY
- a CDS encoding DinB family protein, whose protein sequence is MATIEQLKFARMYTMGRLSQAKEDAWDKQPTGFNNTIRWNVGHIYISLEQFATRVLPSYEPQHNEWDAFFGMGTSPAKWEGQAPSKEELLVALQEQLPRVVQALEGNLGQTLPEPLKIGDMLTMGTVDAVMQFAIWHEGLHAGVIHGLNRAIGE
- a CDS encoding efflux RND transporter permease subunit; protein product: MKGLVNFVLKNKLAVWLLTIIITVSGVYSATQMKTETLPDISIPYLMVMGVYPGATPEQVMEEVSIPIERAVENLDHVKSVYSNSYSNMSSIQVEYDYGIDMDEAKRELASAMDSLSLPEGAQEPVITAISMNMMPVVALSVSSTSEDIIELTSTVEDILLPKIDKIDGVASATISGQHIEEVELTYDEEKMAKLGLQVDSVKQMIQASNMEVSLGLFEFEEGEQAVAVDGKFMTIDELKGMLIPVTPSEANPSPFVKLGDIATIEKVGKVQSVSRTNGENAIAIQIIKGQRANTVDVVNDVKKLMKDEEKAIDGLVVDVSLDQGEPIETSVSTMVEKALFGGLIAVLIILLFLRDFKSTIISIVSIPVSIFMALMILHWKDITLNIMTLGAITVAIGRVIDDSIVVVENIYRRLHLKTEKLSGRALIREATIEMFKPIMSSTLVTVAVFAPLIFVGGMVGELFLPFALTMSFALGASLLVAITIVPALSHFLFKKKLYGEKSESQHKEAGKMANWYKGVLNWSLNHKVITSIISVVLLAGSLGLMPLIGFSFLGSDEEKVMYITYTPATGELQEEMLANVEVVEKEMLKRDDIEIVQLSIMDSADPMTAMMGGGSNGALMYLIFDKDMEDFQGARAEVEDYVFNIGQSGEWKSQDFSSMGMSTNEISYTLYSEDLSSLKEAVQQVEKVMDANKGIEDVSSSAEDAYVQYTLKATQDELLQYGLTTGQIVMMLNPSRTQEVVTTIGKDRNELEVVVKQKAAEQPTSIDEMLEREIPTALGTTMKLSDLVKVEEGSTFNTLSRSKGQYYASVSGKLVDADISKATSEVDKAIAELKLPKGVAVDTAGVAADMEEAFTQLGIAMLAAIAIVYFILVVTFREGVAPFAILFSLPFAVIGSFVGLLIAGETISVPVMMGLLMLIGIVVTNAIVLVDRIIRMERTGLKMREAVLEAGATRLRPILMTAIATIGALIPLALGNGAGSGLISKGLGITVIGGLISSTLLTLIVVPIVYEILSKMFKKNRLDLEED